The Lutibacter profundi region TTTACCCGTATAATTTGAATGCATTAAAAACCAATAGGTAATTTTTAAAATAAATTTTTCTTCTCTAACAAAAATATGATACGTAGTTTGTAATTGTTTTTCAATTTTTAAATCTGTAATTCCACATTCTTCTTCAACTTCTCTAACAGCGCATTGCTCAATAGATTCACCTTTTTCTAATTTTCCTTTTGGTAAATCCCATTTATTAAACCTGTAAATAAAGAGCACATCTTTAGTTGTATTTAAAACTTTACCTCCTGCAGCTTCCTGAATTGTAAAATTTAATTTAAATTGTTCCCAACATTTTTCAACATTATCACATAACAAGTAAATTTCTTTACAATTATCTTGAAAAAAATCTTCTACAATTTTTAAAACAGTAATACTTTTGAACTCTATTTTTTGAAAACCTGTTGAAATCTTCTTATTATCTGTCAAAATAATTGGACAGTCATTCACAAAAACTTTATACATTTGCATTATGGTTATGAACAAAGATACTGCAAAAAAAACTGCTGAAATTTTATTGCAAATAAAAGCTATTAAGTTGCAGCCAGAAGATCCATTTACTTGGGCATCAGGATGGAAATCGCCTATTTATTGTGATAATAGAACAACGTTATCTTATCCTAAAATAAGAACTTATTTAAGAGAAAATTTAGCTAAAATTATTGAAGATCAATACGGAAGACCTGATGTAATTGCTGGAGTAGCTACAGGTGCAATAGCTATTGGGGCTTTGATTGCCCAACAATTAAATATCCCTTTTATTTATGTAAGACCCGAACCCAAAAAACACGGTAGAAAAAATCAAATTGAAGGTTTTTTAGAAAAAAATAAAAATGTTGTTGTAGTTGAAGATTTAATCAGTACCGGAAAAAGCAGCCTAAATGCTGTTGCTGCTTTAAAAGAAGAGGGTGCTAATGTTAAAGGAATGGTTGCTATTTTTTCATACGGATTTGATTTTGCCGTAAATAACTTTAAAGCAGCTAATGTAAAATTAAATACTTTAAGTGATTTTAATCATTTATTGGAACAATCAATTGATAGTAACTATATTTCAAAAAATGAGTTAGAAACTCTTCAGCAGTGGAGAGAAAACCCGAGTAAATGGAAACAATAAACAGTTAAACATGAATTTAGAGAGCAAAAAATCAACTATTAACAAATCTCAAAAAGAATTCTTTGAATTTTTAAGCAATTTGGAAAATTTCAGACAACTAATGCCCGAGAATATCGAAAAATTTGAGGTAGATGGCGAATCATTTATTTTTAGTTTAAAAGGTATGCCAGAGATACGACTAGTTGTTAAAGAAAAACAAGAATTTGACAAAATTATTTTAGGAGCTGCAAGCAGTAAGTTAAATTTTACGTTAACAGCATTAATAAACAAAATTTCAGATAGTAGTTGTGAAAGTCAATTATTATTTGAAGGAGATTTTAACCCTATGATGGCTATGATGGTTAAAAAACCGCTTCAAAAATTTATAGACACTTTATCTGAAAAAGCTACAAATTTATAACAATGGTTTTTTAACGACTTGCAAATTTAATTTCTTTTAAGTCAAATTTGCAAGTTTTTTTGTTTGCTAACTCAACTAAAATTCTACCACTTTTACAAATATCAACTATTTTCCCAATAAATAATTCTCTTTTATTATTTTCAAATGTTGTAGGTTTTTGGTAATTAAAAAGTGATTGTAAATATATTTTTTTTAACTTTTTAAATTCTTTTTTTTCGACATAGTTAACATAAAACTTAATAGTTTGGACTAAGTTTTCTAATAAATCATCCATATTATAATCATTTCCTGATATATTTTTTAAAGAAGTAACATTCCCTATACTTTTAGAAAATACTTGTTGATGAACATTTAAACCAATACCAATAACTGATTGTTTAATAAAATTACCACTTAGTACGTTCTCAATTAAAATCCCAGCAACTTTATGATTTCCTGACAAAATGTCGTTAGGCCATTTAATTTTTAGAGGTGAACTAATACCCTTGTTTATAGATGCTAAAACACCCAAAGATACAGCCATACTTAAATAAAATTGATTTTCGACTTTAAAATCATTAAATTTAATTAAAATACTGAATGTTAGGTTTTTACCATTTTCAGACAACCAACTTGTACCCAATTGGCCTCTCCCTTTAGTTTGGTGTTTAGCTACTACAACAGTATAACTATCAAGAGCTATTTCATTTGCCAGCTTCTTAATGTAAGAATTTGTTGAATCAATGGCATTAAGTTTGATTATATTCATATAGAAATTAAAAATTTAACAAAGTTACTTAAATCTAAATTTATCATAAAAAAGTAATAACTTTGCAGCAATCTAAATAAAAATTAATGACAAAAAAAAATGTAAGTGCAGACGGCTTAATTGCAGTAATATTAAAGGCTATAGATGAAGTAAAAGGATTAGATATCCAACTATTAGATTTGAGAGAAATAGAGAACACTGTTTGTGATTATTTTATTATAAGTACAGGAACATCCAACACACATGTTAACGCCATTTCTAGTGCTATTCAAAAACAGGTTGGTAAAATAAGTAAAGAAAAACCTTGGCATGTTGAAGGGGAAGGAAATGCAGAATGGATTTTAATAGATTATGTTAACGTTGTGGTACACGTTTTTCAAAAACAAATACGTGACTATTATGATATTGAAAGTCTTTGGGGTGATGCCAAAATAACTGAAATAGCTTCAGCTAATTAAAAAGTTTTAAAAAAATTATTGAAATAAAAAATATGAATCCAAATAAAAAGAATACATCAAATAATAAAAACATAAAAACACCCAAATTTAATTTCTATTGGATATATGGAATTATTTTTGTGCTGTTTATTGGTTATCAGCTTTTTAATGATGGCAATATGTCTTCAAGAAATTTAAGTCAGAATGAATTTAAAACAATTCTTGATGCCAATGATATTGAGAAAATAATGATTGTTAATAGAGATATTGCAAATATTTACATCAAAAAAGAAGCATTAGAAAAAGAAAAATACAAAAAAGATAAAGGCTCTTTATATACTAGCAATTCTCCCTTATATTTTTATGACTTTGGAGATTTACAAAATTTTGAAAAAGAGTTAAAGGCTGAAAAAGAAGCTAAAAACCTCGATTTTGATACCTCTAACGTTGAGAGAACAAACCTTTTAGATCAAATATTCATGTATTTACCTTTTATTTTTTTAATTGGGTTGTGGATTTATTTTATGAGAAGAATGTCAGGTGGAGGCGCTGGTGGAGGTGGTCAAATTTTTAGCATTGGAAAATCTAAAGCAAAATTATTTGATCAAGATCAAAAGGTAAAAACTTCATTTAAAGATGTAGCAGGTTTAGAAGGCGCAAAAGAAGAAGTACAAGAAATTGTTGACTTTTTAAAAAGCCCTGATAAATACACATCACTTGGAGGTAAAATTCCAAAAGGAGCATTATTAGTTGGACCTCCAGGAACTGGTAAAACCTTATTAGCTAAAGCTGTAGCTGGGGAAGCACATGTCCCATTTTTCTCACTTTCTGGATCAGATTTTGTTGAAATGTTTGTTGGTGTTGGAGCGTCAAGAGTTCGTGATTTATTTAAGCAGGCTCAACAAAAAGCACCTTCTATTATTTTTATTGATGAAATTGATGCCGTTGGTAGGTCACGTGGAAAAAATAATATTACAGGAGGTAATGATGAACGAGAAAACACTTTAAATCAATTATTAACTGAAATGGATGGTTTTGGTACAGATACAAATGTAATTGTACTTGCAGCTACCAACCGAGCTGATGTATTAGATAAGGCATTGTTAAGAGCTGGGCGTTTTGACCGTCAAATTTATGTAGATTTACCAGATTTAAATGAACGTGCTGCTATTTTTAAAGTACATATTAAACCTTTAAAACTTAGTAAAGATGTTGATATAGATTTCCTTTCTCAGCAAACTCCGGGATTTTCTGGTGCTGATATTGCAAATTTATGTAATGAAGCTGCCCTTATTGCTGCTCGAAAAAGTAAAAAAGCTGTACATCATCAAGACTTTTTAGATGCTGTTGATAGAATTGTTGGAGGGCTTGAAAAGAAAAATAAAATTATAGCTCCAAAAGAAAAGAAGACTATTGCTTACCATGAAGCAGGCCATGCAACTGCCAGTTGGATGTTAGAGCATGCTGCACCACTAGTAAAAGTTACTATAGTGCCAAGAGGGCAATCATTAGGAGCTGCTTGGTATTTACCTGAAGAACGCCAAATTGTTCAATCTGAGCAAATGCTAGATGAAATGTGTGCAACACTTGCTGGTAGAGCTGCTGAGAAATTAATGTTCAATAAAATATCTACTGGAGCATTAAACGATTTAGAAAAGGTTACAAAACAAGCAAGGGCAATGGTTACAATTTATGGACTAAATGAGAAAATTGGTAATTTAACTTACTATGATTCATCTGGTCAATCAGACTATAATTTCACCAAACCATATAGCGAAAAAACAGCTCAAATAATTGATAAAGAAATTTCTAAAATTATTGAAGAACAATTTGAAAGAGCAGTTCAAATTCTATCTAAAAATAAAGACAAACTAACTACTTTGGCAGAATTATTACTTGAAAAAGAAGTAATATTTAAAAAGGATTTAGAAGTTATTTTTGGTAAAAGGCCCTTCAAAGAAGAAGAAAAAGAAATTATTGATAAAAAAACTGAAAATACAATTGATAAGACAAACTCTGAAAATTCATCAAAAACACAGGAGTAAATCCATATCTTTTTTATAATTTTGAAATTATTCAAAATAAATAATGAGTTTTTTAAAAAAATTATTTAATACCCCTAAAGAAAAAAAGGCTGAAGATCCAACTTTGGATTTAGAAAGTTTATCACTTGATCAACTATTTGTGAGAAATTTTTTAAAAAATAATGGTAAATTTCTCTATTGTACAACTTTAGATGAAGTGACTTTAAATTTAGCAAACATAATTGAAGAAAACTCTTGGGAAACTATTATTTGTAATGATTATGATTTACTAAAACTCACTAAAGCAATACCAATAAACATCGTTGAAACTAACAAAACCTCATTCCCTTTTTTTGTAAGTTGTGAACATTTAATTGCTGAAAATGGTAGTATCTTGTTTTCATCAAATCAACTAAAAGAATGCAAAATTTCTGAGTTAACTAAAAATTTTATTGTTTATGCAACTACAAGTCAATTAGTTAAAACAAACGGTGATGGCTTAACGGGTATTAAATCTAGATATCAAGGCAATATTCCAAGTAATATTAGTGCAATAAAAAATTACAATCCTAATTCTAAAAATATAGATTTCATGAATTATGGGAATACCAATGCAAAAAACTTATATTTGCTTTTGTTTGAAGATTTATAATTTATGGAAAACCTTTTAAAACGCGCACTTTCAGGACTTGTTTTTGTTAGTGTTTTAATATTCTCTATTTTATATAGTAAAATATCATTTATAGTACTTTTTTTTATTTTAATGATACTTTGCCTCTATGAATTTAAAAAAATGATTCAGCTTAAAAGCATCTTTCCATATATAATTGGAATACTCTTTTTTGTTTTCGGAAATATTTTGAACGTAGAAGATGTTCCTTCTAAAATGATTTTTGAATATGCAGGGGTTATGCTATTTTTAACTATTTTCATAACTTTTGCTTCTATATTATTTGCAAAAAAGGAAGAGGTTATAATTCATTTAGGAAAAATATTTTTATCAGTAATCTATATAGTGGTCCCCTTCACTTTAATTGTTCAAATACCATTTTTAAACGTTACATTTCATTATGTAAATACTACAATTTTAGGAGTTTTTATTTTAATATGGACAAATGACACCTTTGCTTTTTTGGTTGGGTCAAACATAGGAAAACATAAACTTTTAAAACGAATATCTCCCAATAAAACTATTGAAGGATTTGTTGGAGGCATGATTTTCACTTTCATTATGAGTTTAATTTTAGCAAAACAATTTATTACACTTTCATTAATACAATGGATTGTTATTGCCGGAATAGTTAGTATTTTTGGTGTTTTAGGAGATTTAATTGAGTCTATGTTCAAACGTCAGGCTGGAGTAAAAGACAGTAGTGATTTTATACCAGGACATGGTGGATTTTTAGATAGGTTTGATAGTGTTATTTTTGCTGCTCCGTTTATATTTATTTATTTACAATTAGTTCAATAATTATGTTTCATAAAGAAGGTTTTAAAATAATTTTGGTTGCCACTTTTACCCTCGCCATTGGGGTTATTTTGTTAGAAAATTTAATTTCAGTTGATTGGTTGAATAAATTATTGGCATTTACACTATTAATTTTCTATATTTTAATTTTACAATTCTTCAGAAACCCTAAAAGGAATACTATTTTAAATGATAATACCGTTATAGCTCCTGTTGATGGCAAAGTTGTTGTAATTGAAGAGGTTTTTGAAAGCGAATATTTTAAAGATAAAAGAATTCAAATTTCTATATTTATGTCACCTCTTAATGTCCATGTAACTAGGTATCCAATTAGTGGAAATATAACCTTTAGCAAATATCATCCAGGTAAATATTTAGTTGCCTGGCATCCAAAAGCTTCAGAAGAAAATGAGCGAACAACTATTGTTATTGATAACAACGTAATAGGTAAAATATTATACCGCCAAATTGCTGGAGCCGTTGCAAGAAGAATTGTTAATTATGCAAAAATAAACAACCAAGTTACACAAGGTGAAGATGCTGGATTTATTAAATTTGGATCAAGAGTAGATTTATTTTTACCATTAAATGCTAAAATTAATGTAAAACTAAACGACAAGGTTAAAGGTGGTGAACAAGTAATTGCTACGCTTTAATATTATTATATTATGAAAAAAAAATTAGATATTGAATTTAAAAAGGCATATAAAATTGCTTGCAATACAAAAATAAAACTTCCTCCAGATGTTATGCTTGCTTTTTACGCCAACTATAAACAGGCTACTAAAGGTAATAATTATGAACAACCATCAGGGAATATTGAATTGAGAAACTCTTTTAAATTAAATGCTTGGTTTCAATTAAGTCATGTCTCAGAGGATGAAGCAAAACAAGAATATATAAATCTCGTAAATAAATATTTAATTTAAACTATACTAACTATCATGAAAAAATTACATTTAATCAGTCTCTTATTACTAACAATAATAACTATTTCTTCTTGTAAGCAAAATGAAAAAAAAGCATCAGAACCTTCCAAAAAAGGGTATACTGTTGATTCTGGAAAAACAACTATTAATTGGATTGCTTACAAAACTACTAGCAAAACTCCAGTAAAAGGGCAATTTACAAAAGTAACGATTGAACAAGAAAAGAAAGCTACAACAGTTCTAAGTGCTCTAAATGGTTTAAAATTTAGCATTCCTGTAAATAGCCTATTTACAAAAGATACCATTAGAGATAAAAAATTAAAGAAATTCTTTTTTGGAACCATGAAAAATACGCTTGAAATTACAGGAGTTATAACCACTACTAATGAAAATTCTGGTACTGTAAGTTTAACTATGAATGAAATTACACAAGTATTACCAATAAGATATACTATTAATGACCAAACGGTTACAATTGAAGCAGTCATGAATCTAGATAATTGGAAAACTCAGTTAGCTCTAAAAGCTTTAAATGCTGCATGTAAAGATTTACATTCTGGTGATGATGGTATTTCTATGACGTGGAGCGAAGTTAAAATTGAAGTAACTACCAATTTAAAATATCAATAAAAATACGACACTACCCTAAAAGAGGCTGTCTGAAAAGCAATTATACTTGTCATTTTGAACAAAGTGAAAAATCTCAACATCTTGATATATAAGTGTTTAATTTCAAGAAGATTCTTCATTTACATTCAGAATGACACTTTTTAGACAGCCTCTTTTTAATAATCTAGTTTCTTCAAATACGCCAATTTAGATTTCCAAATTTCTAATTTTTCTTTATAAGCTCGAATGTTTTCCATTACGTTTTTTAATAGCGGATTATCTTTCGTCGCGTTTGAAATAAAACCTATATTATTTTCTAATTGTTGAATTTCTCTTATTGTTTCATCAATCTTTTTTCTAACAAAAAGCTGTTCGCCATTTAATTTTTTATAATTTTTTTGTTCTAAATAACTATTAATTAAATTCTCGAACTTAATCATTTCAACCTCTTTTACATCAATAGGATTTTCAGCTACAATTTTATCAATCAGTTTATTAAACTTAATTTCAATATGTTTCATTTCAAAGGGTACTCTTCCCAGTTTTCTCCAACTATTTACATATTCCTTAAGTTTATCTAATGTTATTTCTACTTTGTTTTCAATACTTTCTTTAATTTGCTTTAAAAGTTCTTTCTTCTTATTAAAAACTTCTAATTCTTCTTTACTTCCGGCGTCTTGTTCAGAATGTAGCCTGTCAAAATAATAATTACAGGCATCTTTAAATTCTTTCCATAATTTATCAGAATATTTACGAGGTACATGACCAATATTTTTCCAATCGGCCTGTATTTTTTTCATCACTTCTGTTGCAACATCCCAATCTTCACTATCTTTTAGTTCAAGAGCTTTTTCAATAAGTAATTTCTTTTTATTTAGATTTTCTAAATGCTCTTTTTTTACATCCTTAAAAAAATTATTCTTTTCAATATTAAATTTTCTTGTTGCAGCTTTAAACTTTGCCCAAATATCGTTGCTCTTTGCTCTTGGAACTTGACCAATTTTAAAAAACTTATTACGTAATTCTTCAATTTCATTTATACTTTTTTGCCAATCGCTTCTATTTTTGTTTCCTGAAGTATCAACAGCTTCAATTTCAGAAATAATTGACAACTTTTTTTCTGTATTTTCATCAAACTTACTTCTCAAATTTTTGAAAAAATCATGTCGCTTGTCATGTACTATTTTAGTTGCAGCACTAAAGCGTCCCCAAACCTCTTCTCTATGAGCACGATCAACAGGACCTATATCTTCTTTCCACATTTTATGCAGAATTTGTAACTCATTAAAGGCTAAATTTATATCGTCTAACTCAGCCAAAGCTTCTGCTTTAACAACTAATTTTAATTTTTCTTCATAATTATGCTTAAAATCTAAATCTCTTAAATCATTATTTAAATGTAATAAATCATAAAATCGCTCAACGTGGTGTTGGTATGTTCTCCAGGTATCATTATACTTTGCCTTAGGTATAGGGCCTGTAGAACGCCATTTATCTTGTATTTCTCTAAATCTTTTATACATTGTAGATCCATCAGCATTATCAATTAGCATTTTTAAATTTTCAATCAATTCTAATTTAACCTGTAAATTTTCATTTAATTGATTTTCTTGTTTTGCATAAAATTCATTCTTTTTTACTTTGTAATCGTAAAGGATACTATTATAAGTAGATTTTATTGGATTATCATATTGAAAATCAACAACATTACCTCCTTCTTCAATAAATTTAGATTTTTCATTTTTTAGAAGTGTCCCAAATTTAACATTGAAAGTGTTTTTAATTTTATTAACATTACTATGAATGCTTTGCACAGGATTTTCTTTAACTAATTTACTCAATTCTGCAACTAAATCTTCCAAACTAAAATTATCGTAATCTTTCATCTCAACACGTACATGCTCAATCGTTTCAGAACTTTCAGCAATTTTAGTATCTATCTCATCAATTGCTTTATTGGATACAATGGGTACTTCATTTTTAGTTTCTACAGATTCTAATATTTTTTCTGATTGAGAATCTGCATTATTATCATTATCTGTAGTATCAGCAACTTTCTCAGGTAATACTGCATCTTCTCTCTTTAGCTCATTTTTTGCTAAAGTTTCTTTAATTTCAGAATTTTGCAGTGTTAAATTACTCTTTTCTTTATTTGGTAATTTGTTGGTCTCGTCTAACATATAAGAATGTTTAAGGTTCGTTTAATTATAATCATTAATAATTTAAAATAGTAATTTGTTTGTAATTACTACTTCTTAATAAGATGATAAAACTTTTAAAAGTTGCGTAAATTTAAGGAATTCTTTTTATGAATTCCATATTTCCCAAGACTTTTCAGCTTGGAGTTCTAACATTTCATATCCGTTTTTTATAATGGCTCCCCTTTTTTTACCTTCTTTCAAAAATTTAGTTTCAGCAGGGTTATAGATTAAATCAAATAACAAGTGCTTATTTGTTATGTACTTATATGGAATATCTGGTAAATCTTCAATATTTGGGGAAGTACCTAAGGGTGTACAATTTATTATCACCGTATGCTTTGCCATTATATTTTCATTCAAATCTGAATACAAGAAATTATTTTCTAATTCTTTTCTAGAAACAAATTTATTTTCTATTTCCAATTTATTCAAAGCATAAGAAATTGCCTTAGAGGCTCCTCCTGTTCCTAAAATTAGTGCTTTTTTATGATGCTGCTTCAATATAGGTTTTATTGATTTTTGAAACCCATAAACATCTGTATTATAACCTATTAATTTATTTTCTGGAGTTACTTTTATGGTGTTAACAGCTCCAATTATTTGAGCTTCTTCTTCAACCTCATCTAAATATTTTATAATTGATTCTTTATAAGGAATTGTAACATTAAATCCTATAAAATCATCTTCTCTTTGGTACAGAATGAATGGGAATTCTTCAATTTCAGGAAGATCATAATTGTGGTATTTAAACGTATTTAAACCTAACTTCTCAAATTTTTCAGTAAAATATTTTTTTGAAAAAGAATAAGAAATATTCTTTCCTATCAAACCAAATTTATAACGTTTGTTCATCTTCATACTCTTTACGTTTTTGTCCAAATTTATCAATTAACAAAATAATTCCGAAGCCAATCAAAATATAAAAAATGGCAATCCAAGTTTCTTTTAGCGAAAAATCTGGAAAATATCTTTTAAAATTTTCAACAACTTCATTTCCTCTTGCATCTAATAATATTCTACCATTTACAACTTTATAAACAACTTTCTTCCAAGGCCAAACTATTCCTAAGGAACCTGTAATAAAACCAATAATAATTGCAGTAACAATTTGATGCCAACGCTTAAGTACATACCCTAAAATATGTGATGTAAATACCAAGCCAAAAACCGAACCTGCAGTAAATGATGTAATAATTTTTAGATATCTAATGCGCTCATCACTATTTATGAAACTAAAATCACCCGTAATTATTTCTGCAAAAGTTTTATATAACATGGTGACAGAATCAACTAATAGCAATACATAATTACCCAATAAAATTAAAATAAATGAGCCTGAAAGCCCTGGTAATGTCATTCCAGAAACACCAATAATTCCACAAGCAAATACAAACCATAAATTGTCATTTTCTTTTGCTGGATTCATAAAACTAATTGCAATACCTAATGCCGCTCCAATTGCCATTGCAACAATATTACTTATTTTCCAATCCCTAAAATCTTTTGAAATATAATAGATTGAACCCAGAATCATTCCAAAAAAAGAACTCCAAACATACAATTCGTAATATTCTAACAGATAATCTAGAACAAGAGAAACACTAAAATAGCTAAACGTACTTCCTCCAAAAACAAGCAATAAAAAAGTAGCATTTGTATAATAATAGAAACTTTTAAATCTGCCATTAATTAGTAATAAAAAGGCCTTATAATTTATTTTTCTAAAAGAGTAAATCATTTCTTCATAAAAGCCTAAAACAAAGGAAACTGTACCACCTGACACCCCTGGAACTTTATTAGCCGCACCCATAGAAAGTCCTTTTAAAAAAAGAAAAAACTTATCTAATATGGTACGTTCTCTAGCCATAATTATATATTATTTGAACTCTTATCGGCAATTTTTTCTAACAGAATAATTGTTAAAAAACCTACTATTACTAATATTATAGCTGCCAATATTTGAGAATTTCCTTCAAAAGAAAAAGGAGAAACACTTTGCTCATTAAATGGAACTTTAATTCCGTGAGAGTTAATACGCCAAGTTAATGTCTCTTTCCAAGGCCATATTTTATTTAATGAGCCTAAAATAAATCCTGTTAAAACAGCTAAGGTATAATTTCTATAATGATTAAATAACCACCTTAATACTTTTGAAAATGATAATAATCCAACTATTGCTCCAAAGGCAATTATTAATAATAATTTAAAATCTCTAGTATGAATTGCTTCTAGCACTGGTTTATAAGCTCCCAATAAAACCAGAATAAATGCGCCAGAAATTCCAGGTAAAATCATAGCACAAATTGCTAATGCTCCAGCCAAAAACATAAATAATGGAGAGGAGTTTTCAGAAATTAGAGGTTGTAATGTAGTTATGTAATAAGCTATTCCAGTACCCATCAATAAACTCACAATTGCCACACTATTCCATTTGTTAATTTGTCTTCCCACATACAAAATACTAGCTAAAACTAATCCAAAAAAGAATGACC contains the following coding sequences:
- a CDS encoding LUD domain-containing protein, translating into MSFLKKLFNTPKEKKAEDPTLDLESLSLDQLFVRNFLKNNGKFLYCTTLDEVTLNLANIIEENSWETIICNDYDLLKLTKAIPINIVETNKTSFPFFVSCEHLIAENGSILFSSNQLKECKISELTKNFIVYATTSQLVKTNGDGLTGIKSRYQGNIPSNISAIKNYNPNSKNIDFMNYGNTNAKNLYLLLFEDL
- the ftsH gene encoding ATP-dependent zinc metalloprotease FtsH, whose product is MNPNKKNTSNNKNIKTPKFNFYWIYGIIFVLFIGYQLFNDGNMSSRNLSQNEFKTILDANDIEKIMIVNRDIANIYIKKEALEKEKYKKDKGSLYTSNSPLYFYDFGDLQNFEKELKAEKEAKNLDFDTSNVERTNLLDQIFMYLPFIFLIGLWIYFMRRMSGGGAGGGGQIFSIGKSKAKLFDQDQKVKTSFKDVAGLEGAKEEVQEIVDFLKSPDKYTSLGGKIPKGALLVGPPGTGKTLLAKAVAGEAHVPFFSLSGSDFVEMFVGVGASRVRDLFKQAQQKAPSIIFIDEIDAVGRSRGKNNITGGNDERENTLNQLLTEMDGFGTDTNVIVLAATNRADVLDKALLRAGRFDRQIYVDLPDLNERAAIFKVHIKPLKLSKDVDIDFLSQQTPGFSGADIANLCNEAALIAARKSKKAVHHQDFLDAVDRIVGGLEKKNKIIAPKEKKTIAYHEAGHATASWMLEHAAPLVKVTIVPRGQSLGAAWYLPEERQIVQSEQMLDEMCATLAGRAAEKLMFNKISTGALNDLEKVTKQARAMVTIYGLNEKIGNLTYYDSSGQSDYNFTKPYSEKTAQIIDKEISKIIEEQFERAVQILSKNKDKLTTLAELLLEKEVIFKKDLEVIFGKRPFKEEEKEIIDKKTENTIDKTNSENSSKTQE
- a CDS encoding orotate phosphoribosyltransferase, which encodes MNLESKKSTINKSQKEFFEFLSNLENFRQLMPENIEKFEVDGESFIFSLKGMPEIRLVVKEKQEFDKIILGAASSKLNFTLTALINKISDSSCESQLLFEGDFNPMMAMMVKKPLQKFIDTLSEKATNL
- the pyrE gene encoding orotate phosphoribosyltransferase; the encoded protein is MVMNKDTAKKTAEILLQIKAIKLQPEDPFTWASGWKSPIYCDNRTTLSYPKIRTYLRENLAKIIEDQYGRPDVIAGVATGAIAIGALIAQQLNIPFIYVRPEPKKHGRKNQIEGFLEKNKNVVVVEDLISTGKSSLNAVAALKEEGANVKGMVAIFSYGFDFAVNNFKAANVKLNTLSDFNHLLEQSIDSNYISKNELETLQQWRENPSKWKQ
- the rsfS gene encoding ribosome silencing factor; the protein is MTKKNVSADGLIAVILKAIDEVKGLDIQLLDLREIENTVCDYFIISTGTSNTHVNAISSAIQKQVGKISKEKPWHVEGEGNAEWILIDYVNVVVHVFQKQIRDYYDIESLWGDAKITEIASAN
- a CDS encoding acyl-CoA-binding protein; the encoded protein is MKKKLDIEFKKAYKIACNTKIKLPPDVMLAFYANYKQATKGNNYEQPSGNIELRNSFKLNAWFQLSHVSEDEAKQEYINLVNKYLI
- a CDS encoding phosphatidate cytidylyltransferase: MENLLKRALSGLVFVSVLIFSILYSKISFIVLFFILMILCLYEFKKMIQLKSIFPYIIGILFFVFGNILNVEDVPSKMIFEYAGVMLFLTIFITFASILFAKKEEVIIHLGKIFLSVIYIVVPFTLIVQIPFLNVTFHYVNTTILGVFILIWTNDTFAFLVGSNIGKHKLLKRISPNKTIEGFVGGMIFTFIMSLILAKQFITLSLIQWIVIAGIVSIFGVLGDLIESMFKRQAGVKDSSDFIPGHGGFLDRFDSVIFAAPFIFIYLQLVQ
- a CDS encoding phosphatidylserine decarboxylase family protein yields the protein MFHKEGFKIILVATFTLAIGVILLENLISVDWLNKLLAFTLLIFYILILQFFRNPKRNTILNDNTVIAPVDGKVVVIEEVFESEYFKDKRIQISIFMSPLNVHVTRYPISGNITFSKYHPGKYLVAWHPKASEENERTTIVIDNNVIGKILYRQIAGAVARRIVNYAKINNQVTQGEDAGFIKFGSRVDLFLPLNAKINVKLNDKVKGGEQVIATL
- a CDS encoding biotin--[acetyl-CoA-carboxylase] ligase, producing MNIIKLNAIDSTNSYIKKLANEIALDSYTVVVAKHQTKGRGQLGTSWLSENGKNLTFSILIKFNDFKVENQFYLSMAVSLGVLASINKGISSPLKIKWPNDILSGNHKVAGILIENVLSGNFIKQSVIGIGLNVHQQVFSKSIGNVTSLKNISGNDYNMDDLLENLVQTIKFYVNYVEKKEFKKLKKIYLQSLFNYQKPTTFENNKRELFIGKIVDICKSGRILVELANKKTCKFDLKEIKFASR
- a CDS encoding NUDIX hydrolase, with protein sequence MYKVFVNDCPIILTDNKKISTGFQKIEFKSITVLKIVEDFFQDNCKEIYLLCDNVEKCWEQFKLNFTIQEAAGGKVLNTTKDVLFIYRFNKWDLPKGKLEKGESIEQCAVREVEEECGITDLKIEKQLQTTYHIFVREEKFILKITYWFLMHSNYTGKLTPQTEEGITKVVFKDEIATEKALLNTYENIKQLF
- a CDS encoding YceI family protein — encoded protein: MKKLHLISLLLLTIITISSCKQNEKKASEPSKKGYTVDSGKTTINWIAYKTTSKTPVKGQFTKVTIEQEKKATTVLSALNGLKFSIPVNSLFTKDTIRDKKLKKFFFGTMKNTLEITGVITTTNENSGTVSLTMNEITQVLPIRYTINDQTVTIEAVMNLDNWKTQLALKALNAACKDLHSGDDGISMTWSEVKIEVTTNLKYQ